In Campylobacter showae CSUNSWCD, one genomic interval encodes:
- a CDS encoding amino acid ABC transporter permease → MLVALAKITIPLTLISFACGLTIAIVTAIARLSGVKILRLIFGAYVWIFRGTPLLVQLFIVFYGLPAVGVTLETWTAAVIAFSLNVGAYASESVRASILSVPRGQWEAAMSLGMTQAQILRRIIAPQAVRISLPPLSNTFIGLVKDTSLAASITMVDMFMVAQRIAARTFEPLLLYVLAALIYLAVCTALTWLQAKLEKSVSRYV, encoded by the coding sequence ATGCTAGTCGCACTCGCAAAGATCACGATACCCCTCACGCTGATATCCTTCGCCTGCGGACTGACTATCGCTATAGTTACGGCGATAGCAAGGCTTAGCGGGGTGAAAATTTTGCGCTTGATATTTGGCGCTTACGTTTGGATATTTCGCGGTACGCCGCTACTAGTACAGCTTTTTATCGTGTTTTACGGGCTTCCGGCGGTCGGCGTTACGCTTGAGACCTGGACCGCAGCCGTCATCGCCTTTAGCCTAAACGTCGGCGCCTACGCGTCCGAGTCCGTGCGAGCCTCGATCCTATCGGTGCCGCGAGGACAGTGGGAGGCCGCGATGTCGCTAGGCATGACGCAGGCGCAAATTTTACGGCGCATCATCGCGCCCCAAGCCGTGAGGATATCGCTGCCGCCGCTATCAAACACCTTTATCGGCCTAGTCAAGGACACCTCGCTAGCCGCGTCCATCACGATGGTAGATATGTTTATGGTCGCTCAGCGTATCGCCGCGCGCACCTTTGAGCCGCTACTACTCTACGTTCTGGCCGCCCTCATCTACCTAGCCGTCTGCACGGCTCTAACCTGGCTACAAGCAAAGCTCGAAAAATCAGTCTCGAGGTACGTGTGA
- a CDS encoding radical SAM protein has product MNFFARPSFDNHPCFSKKASAAYGRVHLPVAPHCNIQCNFCNRIYDCANENRPSVTGRVQSPDEAALYVENLFKFRQDISVIGIAGPGDPMCDADKTLATFEKCKVRFPHALLCLSTNGLSLPEHVDDIVRIGVSHVTVTVNAVTPEVGGKIYAWVRHKNKIYHGEDGAKILAERQEAGIRKLKEARMIVKINTVVIPGVNMNHVPEIAKKAKEWQADIMNCMAMIPVHDTPFANIKSPSNEEIRSMRKLIGGSIHQMTHCSRCRADACGKLCEG; this is encoded by the coding sequence ATGAATTTTTTCGCCAGGCCCTCCTTTGACAACCACCCCTGCTTTAGCAAAAAAGCGTCCGCCGCCTACGGGCGCGTGCATCTTCCCGTAGCGCCGCATTGCAATATCCAATGCAATTTTTGCAACCGCATCTACGACTGCGCCAACGAAAATCGTCCGAGCGTAACGGGGAGGGTGCAAAGCCCAGATGAGGCCGCGCTATACGTGGAAAATCTATTTAAATTTAGACAAGATATCTCAGTCATCGGCATCGCAGGGCCAGGAGATCCTATGTGCGATGCCGACAAAACCCTAGCGACCTTTGAAAAATGCAAAGTCCGCTTCCCCCACGCCCTACTTTGCCTATCCACAAACGGCCTATCCCTGCCCGAGCACGTGGATGATATCGTGCGAATCGGCGTGAGCCACGTAACGGTGACCGTTAATGCCGTAACACCCGAAGTGGGCGGCAAAATTTATGCGTGGGTGCGCCACAAAAACAAAATTTACCACGGCGAGGATGGTGCTAAAATTCTTGCGGAGCGCCAAGAGGCAGGAATCCGCAAGCTAAAAGAAGCTCGCATGATCGTAAAGATCAATACGGTCGTAATCCCGGGCGTCAATATGAATCACGTCCCCGAAATCGCGAAAAAGGCCAAAGAGTGGCAAGCCGATATCATGAACTGCATGGCGATGATACCCGTGCATGACACCCCTTTTGCAAATATCAAATCGCCATCAAACGAAGAAATTCGCAGCATGCGAAAGCTCATCGGCGGCTCCATTCATCAAATGACTCACTGCAGTAGATGCCGCGCCGACGCATGCGGCAAGCTTTGCGAGGGATAG
- a CDS encoding 4Fe-4S binding protein → MFSIVNMAKMKKVSRLTKIRRLVQLIFIGAIGQWAYYGIFRCPFIVPFVNCQSCPIVTCWGRIATVFFGFWLFIPVLVIFLGRAFCGWLCPGGFVNQMLGKFAAFKLKLKNNKKLRYAQIGMVLAVLLSAGVYFIYGNPRVMIPIRTSDEYLNAVIMSFKFSDWYWAVRTAVVVALIAASLIVANLWCRFACPSGGIMELLRKISIFRVYKTDACDNCNACLRKCEMGTRPDEMNCTNCGDCMDVCHADAIKFGRKKD, encoded by the coding sequence ATGTTTAGTATCGTAAATATGGCAAAGATGAAAAAAGTCTCTAGGCTAACTAAAATTCGTCGCTTGGTGCAGCTGATTTTTATCGGCGCGATCGGGCAATGGGCGTATTACGGGATTTTTAGATGCCCATTTATCGTGCCTTTCGTAAACTGCCAATCCTGTCCGATCGTTACGTGCTGGGGGCGGATCGCGACCGTGTTTTTCGGCTTTTGGCTATTTATCCCAGTGCTGGTTATTTTCCTCGGGCGCGCCTTTTGCGGCTGGCTTTGCCCGGGCGGATTCGTAAATCAAATGCTGGGAAAATTTGCCGCTTTTAAGCTCAAGCTAAAAAACAATAAGAAGCTACGATATGCGCAAATAGGCATGGTCCTAGCCGTTTTGCTTAGCGCGGGCGTATATTTTATCTACGGCAATCCTCGCGTTATGATCCCTATCCGCACCAGCGACGAGTATCTCAACGCCGTTATCATGTCCTTTAAATTTTCCGACTGGTACTGGGCGGTTCGCACTGCCGTCGTCGTAGCTCTTATCGCCGCGTCTTTGATCGTAGCAAATTTATGGTGCCGCTTCGCCTGTCCTAGCGGCGGCATAATGGAGCTGCTGCGTAAAATTTCAATATTTCGCGTTTATAAAACAGATGCCTGCGATAACTGCAACGCCTGTTTGCGCAAATGCGAGATGGGCACGAGACCGGACGAGATGAACTGCACGAACTGCGGCGATTGTATGGATGTTTGCCACGCGGACGCCATCAAATTCGGAAGGAAAAAAGATTGA
- a CDS encoding substrate-binding domain-containing protein, whose amino-acid sequence MMCDLVDGKGDASIIEKRLTTHDRFKDRIEYMPIDEKLIPPGPLTFTLNIMKYVKDEKLADDFADFVCSDGQEIFERHGFTSIHSARGLELIERFGVKDV is encoded by the coding sequence ATGATGTGCGATCTGGTAGATGGCAAGGGCGATGCGTCCATAATCGAAAAGCGCCTAACGACGCACGATAGGTTTAAAGACAGGATCGAATACATGCCTATCGACGAGAAACTCATCCCGCCGGGGCCGCTTACCTTTACGCTAAATATCATGAAATACGTAAAAGACGAGAAGCTTGCCGATGATTTTGCGGACTTCGTCTGCTCGGACGGGCAGGAAATTTTCGAGCGGCACGGCTTTACCTCCATCCATTCGGCGCGCGGGCTTGAACTCATAGAAAGGTTTGGTGTAAAAGATGTTTAG
- a CDS encoding substrate-binding domain-containing protein: MKFKEIDESRRGFLKGALAAAAIAGPEAMLAGYTPFKPDSLQVWSCGGLSEAFNELNAVYESKTRHNIQYTGAFAGALGKSLLALQGKTEVFGARVLELSQKLRKAGLSLRFRPLCFTDYVLVVPKGNPAGIRDLKDLAEPGVRVMLPLRASPPGSGPVKGILKNSGLTGPVMKNMIANGSWSSR, from the coding sequence ATGAAATTTAAAGAGATAGACGAATCTCGTCGCGGCTTTTTAAAAGGAGCTTTGGCGGCAGCCGCTATCGCAGGACCTGAAGCGATGCTCGCTGGCTATACGCCGTTTAAGCCCGATTCGCTGCAGGTTTGGTCGTGCGGAGGATTGTCTGAAGCATTTAACGAGCTAAACGCCGTTTATGAGTCCAAAACGCGGCATAACATCCAGTACACCGGCGCCTTTGCGGGAGCGCTCGGGAAGTCGCTACTGGCCTTGCAGGGCAAGACGGAGGTTTTCGGCGCCCGCGTTTTAGAGCTAAGCCAAAAACTGCGTAAGGCGGGGCTTAGCCTTCGCTTTAGACCGCTATGTTTTACCGACTACGTTTTAGTGGTGCCAAAGGGAAATCCCGCGGGCATTCGCGATCTAAAGGATCTAGCGGAACCCGGCGTGCGGGTGATGCTGCCGCTAAGGGCTTCGCCTCCGGGTAGCGGACCGGTAAAGGGAATTTTGAAAAATTCAGGTCTCACGGGGCCCGTTATGAAAAATATGATTGCCAACGGCTCATGGTCATCCAGATGA
- a CDS encoding double-cubane-cluster-containing anaerobic reductase: MRYDFAELKKRNSMALQDLKAEGMSVVGTFCTYSPKELIYAAGAVPVSLCASDEGPINAAHAELPRNLCPLIKASYGYALTKKCPYMNASDVVVGETTCDGKKKMYELLAKHKEVRVLELPNMTNKRSLELWTQELREFKGYLEQRFGTQITDEKLKETIEIFNEERDALNELMELGKLNPSPISGSEMHQVLFASDYIYDKSEKIRMLRSYVKALREKDMSGAKRKKRIIITGCPSGGIYEKVVKQIEELGADVVAFENCTGTKNYQNNVELEGDLVANIAERYLKIPCSVMYQNDARGDIIKEFIREYQAHGVIDVVLSGCHTYAIETNRIKEASREAGANYMSLETDYSKQGRRANSNAPRSVYRTALSWVALNFKIKEPCKFNNPKKGEIA; encoded by the coding sequence ATGAGGTATGATTTTGCGGAGCTTAAAAAGCGAAATTCTATGGCGCTCCAGGATCTAAAAGCCGAAGGAATGAGTGTCGTGGGGACGTTTTGTACATATTCGCCAAAGGAGCTCATTTACGCCGCGGGCGCGGTACCAGTTAGCCTGTGCGCCTCGGACGAAGGGCCGATAAACGCCGCTCACGCCGAGCTTCCGCGTAATCTTTGCCCACTAATCAAGGCAAGCTACGGCTACGCGCTAACGAAAAAATGCCCCTATATGAACGCCAGCGACGTAGTAGTCGGCGAGACAACCTGCGACGGCAAGAAAAAGATGTACGAGCTGCTAGCAAAACACAAAGAAGTCCGCGTTTTAGAGCTGCCAAATATGACAAATAAACGCAGTTTGGAGCTTTGGACGCAGGAGCTACGGGAGTTTAAAGGCTATTTGGAGCAGCGTTTCGGCACGCAAATAACGGACGAAAAACTAAAAGAGACGATAGAGATTTTTAACGAGGAGCGAGACGCGCTAAACGAGCTAATGGAGCTTGGCAAGCTAAATCCAAGCCCGATTAGCGGCAGCGAGATGCATCAGGTGCTATTTGCGAGCGACTACATCTACGACAAAAGCGAAAAGATACGCATGCTACGCTCCTACGTCAAGGCTCTGCGCGAAAAAGACATGAGTGGCGCCAAACGCAAAAAGCGCATCATCATCACCGGCTGTCCAAGCGGGGGCATCTACGAAAAGGTCGTAAAGCAGATCGAGGAGCTAGGCGCGGACGTGGTGGCCTTTGAAAACTGCACGGGCACGAAAAACTATCAAAATAACGTAGAGCTAGAGGGCGATCTGGTCGCAAATATCGCCGAGCGCTACCTTAAAATTCCATGTTCGGTGATGTATCAAAACGACGCCAGAGGCGATATTATCAAGGAATTTATCCGCGAATATCAAGCCCACGGCGTCATCGACGTCGTGCTAAGCGGCTGTCACACCTACGCGATCGAGACGAACAGGATCAAAGAGGCGAGCCGCGAAGCGGGAGCGAACTATATGAGCTTGGAGACGGACTACTCCAAGCAAGGACGTCGGGCAAATTCGAACGCGCCTAGAAGCGTTTATAGAACTGCTTTAAGCTGGGTCGCTCTAAATTTTAAAATAAAAGAGCCTTGTAAATTTAACAATCCAAAGAAAGGAGAGATTGCATGA
- a CDS encoding acyl-CoA dehydratase activase, with translation MTATGYGRVSVDYAQLSMSEILCHGLGAHFLFEPDCTVIDVGGQDTKAIRIENAKPTDFIMNDKCSAGTGKFLEISAGRLELELSEIYKTARKNPAIKLSSTCTVFAESEIVSLSANGAETSEIAYAIVDSSAHKVAALIKRLENQIYFLSGGLSNVPLFKQLLGEHLGAEIFTHENAIYCGAIGAAIMGKRRKDEV, from the coding sequence GTGACGGCTACGGGCTACGGACGCGTCAGCGTGGACTACGCGCAGCTTAGCATGAGCGAAATTTTATGCCACGGCCTTGGAGCGCACTTTTTGTTTGAGCCTGATTGCACCGTCATCGACGTGGGCGGGCAGGATACAAAGGCGATCAGGATCGAAAACGCCAAGCCCACGGATTTTATCATGAACGACAAGTGCTCGGCGGGCACGGGCAAATTTTTAGAGATCAGCGCGGGCCGTCTGGAGCTAGAGCTAAGCGAAATTTACAAAACCGCCCGCAAAAATCCTGCTATCAAACTAAGCTCGACCTGCACTGTTTTTGCCGAGAGCGAGATCGTCTCGCTAAGCGCAAACGGAGCCGAAACGAGCGAGATCGCCTATGCCATCGTGGACTCATCGGCGCACAAGGTCGCCGCTCTCATCAAACGGTTGGAAAATCAAATTTACTTTTTAAGCGGCGGGCTTAGCAACGTGCCGCTCTTCAAACAGCTTCTAGGCGAGCATCTGGGGGCTGAAATTTTTACTCACGAAAACGCAATCTACTGCGGCGCGATAGGCGCTGCGATAATGGGAAAAAGGAGAAAAGATGAGGTATGA